A genomic window from Sulfurospirillum diekertiae includes:
- a CDS encoding flagellin N-terminal helical domain-containing protein has protein sequence MRITNSLLFNTSIRNYRSATEKLYNINQQIDSKLKIQNSYENTSVYVDAMRLNNEIDTLDQSKQSSSKAKTFADNTDSALSSFTSSLDQFKSKLVQASSTSNSTTSLQALANDLQGIKDNLVSLANTSVNGQFLFSGSALSQKPIANDGTYRGNSENLTAVIGSGVQLPYNITGQSLFLGKDSDYNRVVSTNVSMYNQSKLHPDIMTTNSQNTASSQVYLQESDTIRDLVGDTNNSATDDGKAVFYLSGRKSDGTTFSNVLSLDTSSKVSDLLQSIGNSYGNTASNKVVDVSMNARGQIEVKDLKSGSQLLDMNIFGAIDRNALPGETGNAKQIMNVDNLLTQPNVDIIAFNKSNYETTASSPDLTMRSVSVTTNTFAIDFPMQNKTDSSMTSTTLLSSVFPSDVDHLDFGATSFSTSGKTVQDLMTAVETEYGLAAGSVTVSNGRMLVNDPTNTFNTVIQPKNASNVLAHGDSIPDAMNYARRGFEKDGSTLSSNISQVIKSTSDFATSSTKLVDVAGVNSLNGKQIVLNFTDKNGVQRTGTLNLDISNTTFSVDLDGNGVATSDPTNPAYNPLSPNETFSIYNGSGDPLNLNTTADNMTYQQLNDLISMATSGNLPKQGVSTAAQTAINNAIAFGVAGDAANLAAQTTIAKTGISTETAGYIQKAIDAGIIRDNPASSPAEVTKATSDYNNAIGNANLAEYNFALSTAKNSVDVNLDSQGKIVIKDKTSSASKIDFTMYDASATDFTGVGSSALTFMANNSVTISNPSIDMFKQLDEMIAAVRTGTFRMDSTSDDPRNIGIQNALTQLDHIADHVTKAQTKIGALTNALTDANTRSEMLSVNVKAVQNSVIGVDTAEAYLEFQSINTAYQAMLSTMSKINSMSLLDYM, from the coding sequence GCTTTACTTCATCCTTAGATCAATTCAAATCAAAACTGGTTCAAGCATCAAGCACTTCCAACTCAACAACAAGCTTACAAGCACTTGCCAATGACTTACAAGGCATTAAAGATAATTTAGTGAGTTTAGCAAATACTTCTGTTAATGGACAATTTTTATTTTCAGGTTCAGCATTATCTCAAAAACCAATTGCAAATGATGGTACGTATCGAGGAAATTCAGAAAATTTAACCGCAGTGATAGGTTCAGGTGTTCAACTTCCCTATAATATTACAGGACAATCTCTCTTTTTAGGAAAAGATTCAGACTACAATAGAGTCGTTTCCACCAATGTATCAATGTATAATCAATCAAAATTACATCCTGATATTATGACTACAAACAGTCAAAATACTGCCTCTTCTCAAGTATATTTACAAGAGTCAGACACCATTAGAGATCTTGTTGGTGATACTAACAATAGTGCAACAGACGATGGTAAAGCGGTATTCTATCTTTCTGGTAGAAAAAGCGATGGAACGACTTTTTCAAATGTACTCTCTCTCGATACAAGTTCAAAAGTTTCTGATTTACTCCAAAGTATTGGCAATTCTTACGGTAATACAGCATCTAATAAAGTAGTTGATGTGAGCATGAATGCTCGAGGACAAATTGAAGTGAAAGATCTCAAATCGGGAAGTCAGCTTTTAGATATGAATATCTTTGGAGCCATTGATCGAAATGCTCTCCCTGGTGAGACAGGCAATGCAAAACAAATTATGAATGTAGATAATTTATTGACGCAACCAAATGTGGACATCATTGCATTCAACAAAAGTAACTACGAAACAACTGCATCAAGTCCTGATTTGACAATGCGTTCTGTTTCAGTGACTACAAATACATTTGCCATAGATTTTCCTATGCAAAATAAAACTGATTCCAGTATGACATCGACAACACTTCTGAGCAGTGTTTTTCCTTCTGATGTTGACCATTTAGATTTTGGTGCGACATCGTTTTCAACCAGTGGAAAAACCGTACAAGATTTGATGACAGCAGTTGAAACAGAATACGGGTTAGCGGCGGGTTCTGTTACTGTTTCCAACGGACGTATGTTGGTAAATGATCCTACTAATACATTTAATACCGTTATACAACCGAAAAATGCCTCCAATGTCTTAGCCCATGGTGATTCAATTCCTGACGCAATGAATTATGCGCGAAGAGGTTTTGAGAAAGACGGCAGTACACTTTCAAGCAATATTTCTCAAGTGATAAAAAGTACAAGTGATTTTGCAACGTCAAGTACAAAACTTGTTGATGTTGCAGGTGTTAATAGTTTGAATGGTAAACAAATCGTTCTCAATTTTACGGATAAAAATGGCGTACAAAGAACAGGAACGCTTAATTTAGATATTTCTAATACAACCTTTTCAGTTGATCTTGATGGCAATGGTGTTGCAACATCAGATCCTACCAATCCTGCATATAATCCTCTATCACCCAATGAAACCTTTTCTATCTATAATGGTAGCGGTGATCCTTTAAATTTAAATACAACTGCTGATAATATGACCTATCAACAGCTTAATGACCTCATTAGTATGGCAACTTCTGGTAATCTACCTAAACAAGGCGTTTCAACGGCTGCACAAACAGCCATTAATAATGCCATAGCTTTTGGTGTTGCAGGTGATGCTGCAAACCTTGCAGCACAAACAACTATTGCAAAAACGGGTATTTCTACCGAAACTGCTGGTTACATTCAAAAAGCTATTGATGCTGGTATTATCAGAGATAATCCTGCCTCTTCTCCTGCTGAAGTCACCAAAGCAACAAGTGATTATAACAATGCTATCGGCAATGCAAATCTTGCTGAATATAATTTTGCTCTAAGCACTGCAAAAAATAGTGTTGATGTAAATCTCGATTCTCAAGGTAAAATTGTTATCAAAGACAAAACATCGTCTGCATCGAAGATTGATTTTACAATGTATGATGCAAGTGCTACTGACTTTACGGGTGTCGGGAGTTCTGCTCTTACCTTTATGGCAAATAATTCGGTAACAATCTCTAATCCATCGATTGATATGTTTAAGCAACTTGATGAGATGATAGCAGCAGTGCGTACTGGTACATTTCGTATGGACTCAACATCGGATGATCCACGCAATATAGGTATTCAAAATGCATTAACACAGCTTGATCATATTGCAGATCATGTAACAAAAGCGCAAACAAAAATTGGTGCGTTAACAAATGCATTAACGGATGCAAATACACGCTCTGAAATGCTTAGCGTTAATGTAAAAGCTGTCCAAAACAGTGTTATTGGGGTTGATACAGCAGAAGCATACTTAGAATTTCAGTCAATCAATACTGCTTATCAAGCAATGTTATCGACTATGTCGAAGATAAATTCAATGTCACTGTTAGATTACATGTAA
- a CDS encoding FtsK/SpoIIIE family DNA translocase: MVLFLGVATILPDASVVGKFGAYLGKLNQNTFGYLAFVYPFLLILPSFTLYKESKLTERRIGVFLASMILLFAFLMAQSIIIKNELHGTFGRSIVDMLMASIGIMGVWLFIVAIFLLSMTLLVESSISDFLTFMKPAFTKTKIKEYKGEEEERSVAEEKKTKNSKKQTSLSEHKIILNDDIPDENPAIIAPLYPENEEPHKPLVRLKSAKKVEILSEVAENTKLLSEIDQGECDKPKDFKLPPLSFLANPPAKAVHVNESEIDQKIQDLLEKLRRFKIEGDVVRTYSGPVVTTFEFKPAPHVKVSRILTLQDDLAMALKAKTIRIQAPIPGKDVVGIEVPNQKIETIYLKEILESDIFKKSSSPLTIALGKDIVGNAFVTDLKKLPHLLIAGTTGSGKSVGINAMLLSLLYRNSPDTLRFLMIDPKMLEFSIYNDIPHLLTPVITKPKQAIIALANMVSEMERRYQIMSRSKTKNIENYNEKAKSIGVEPLPYIVIIIDELADLMMTSGKDVEFYIARLAQMARASGIHIIVATQRPSVDVVTGLIKANLPSRISFKVGQKIDSKVILDAMGADSLLGNGDMLFTPPGTSGLIRLHAPYTSEDEIDRVVEYLKKQRPVVYDESFLKESEEGFSSSSGSKESGELDELFDDAKAIVLNERKSSISYIQRRLNIGYNRAATIVEQLEAMGILSSQNAKGQREIIV; this comes from the coding sequence ATTGTCCTTTTCTTAGGCGTAGCAACTATTTTACCTGATGCTTCTGTAGTTGGAAAATTTGGCGCATATCTTGGAAAATTAAATCAAAATACGTTTGGTTATCTTGCTTTTGTCTATCCATTTTTGTTGATTTTACCTTCTTTTACACTTTACAAAGAGAGTAAACTTACAGAACGTCGTATTGGAGTCTTCCTTGCTTCAATGATTCTTCTATTTGCTTTTTTAATGGCTCAATCTATTATTATCAAAAACGAATTACATGGTACGTTTGGTCGATCAATCGTTGATATGTTAATGGCTTCTATTGGTATTATGGGAGTCTGGCTTTTTATTGTTGCTATTTTTTTACTTTCAATGACACTGCTTGTTGAGTCAAGCATTAGTGATTTTCTAACCTTTATGAAACCAGCATTTACCAAAACAAAAATTAAAGAGTATAAGGGTGAAGAGGAAGAAAGGTCTGTTGCAGAAGAAAAAAAGACAAAAAATAGTAAAAAACAGACATCTCTTAGTGAGCATAAAATCATTTTAAATGATGATATTCCAGATGAAAATCCAGCTATTATCGCGCCTCTTTATCCTGAAAATGAAGAGCCTCACAAGCCACTTGTTCGCCTTAAAAGTGCTAAAAAAGTCGAGATTCTCAGTGAAGTTGCGGAAAATACCAAGTTACTTTCAGAAATTGATCAAGGTGAATGTGACAAACCCAAAGATTTTAAACTACCACCGCTCTCTTTTTTAGCCAATCCTCCTGCAAAAGCGGTACATGTAAACGAGAGTGAGATCGATCAAAAGATTCAAGACTTATTGGAAAAACTCAGACGCTTTAAAATTGAAGGCGACGTGGTTCGTACGTATTCAGGTCCTGTGGTTACGACGTTTGAATTCAAACCAGCACCTCATGTCAAAGTTTCGCGTATTTTAACCCTTCAAGATGACCTCGCAATGGCATTAAAAGCAAAAACCATTCGTATTCAAGCTCCAATTCCAGGCAAAGATGTTGTGGGAATTGAAGTACCCAATCAAAAGATCGAAACCATTTATCTCAAAGAAATTTTAGAAAGTGACATCTTTAAGAAGTCTTCATCACCGCTCACCATCGCGCTAGGTAAAGATATTGTTGGCAATGCTTTTGTCACCGATTTGAAAAAGTTACCACACTTACTGATTGCAGGAACAACGGGTAGTGGTAAAAGTGTGGGTATTAATGCAATGTTACTTTCTCTTTTATACCGCAATTCACCCGATACGTTACGTTTTTTGATGATTGATCCAAAAATGTTGGAATTTTCGATTTATAATGATATTCCTCATCTTTTAACACCTGTTATCACAAAGCCTAAACAAGCCATTATTGCTCTTGCCAATATGGTCAGTGAGATGGAGCGACGTTATCAAATTATGAGTCGTTCTAAAACTAAAAATATTGAAAATTACAATGAAAAAGCCAAGAGTATTGGCGTCGAACCACTTCCTTATATTGTCATTATTATTGATGAATTAGCTGACCTTATGATGACCAGTGGCAAAGATGTTGAATTTTATATAGCACGTTTGGCACAAATGGCACGCGCAAGTGGTATTCACATTATTGTTGCGACACAAAGACCATCTGTTGATGTAGTAACGGGTCTTATTAAAGCAAACTTACCTTCTAGAATTAGTTTTAAAGTAGGGCAAAAAATCGACTCAAAAGTCATTTTGGATGCCATGGGAGCTGATTCATTGCTTGGAAATGGCGATATGCTTTTTACTCCTCCAGGCACTTCTGGACTCATCCGTTTGCATGCCCCATACACCAGTGAAGATGAGATTGACCGAGTGGTTGAATACCTCAAGAAACAGCGCCCTGTCGTATATGACGAGAGTTTTCTTAAAGAGAGCGAAGAGGGCTTTTCTTCTTCATCAGGAAGCAAAGAAAGTGGTGAATTGGATGAGCTTTTTGATGACGCAAAAGCCATTGTCCTTAATGAAAGAAAGAGCTCAATTTCTTATATTCAAAGAAGATTAAATATTGGCTATAATAGAGCTGCAACGATTGTAGAGCAACTGGAAGCCATGGGGATCCTTTCATCTCAAAATGCTAAAGGTCAGCGCGAAATCATTGTTTAA
- the acnB gene encoding bifunctional aconitate hydratase 2/2-methylisocitrate dehydratase encodes MSFFQAYEAEVNERAKLGVPPLPLDAKKTAEVVELLKKEEGDQAFLSDLLANRVPPGVDEAAYVKAAFLNDVAQKKVTCKAISPVYAIELLGTMFGGYNVQPLVDALSSKDDAVARAACNALKHTVLVYSSFNDIETLAKINVYAKEVMTSWANAEWFTTKPTISEKITVAVLKVSGETNTDDLSPASEAFTRSDIPLHANAMLVKRLPGSNEKIKELIAKGYEVAYVGDVVGTGSSRKSGINSIQWWMGREIPNVPNKKTGGLILGSTIAPIFFNTAEDSGALPIEVNVEGLETGDLIDVYPLAGKIEKNGKVVATFKLSPNTLADEYRAGGRIPLIIGRGLTTKARISLGMGAENIFAKPEQPSEQKGVGYTLAQKMVGRACGVEGVRAGMYVEPHTLTVGSQDTTGPMTRDEIKELAALGFSADLVMQSFCHTAAYPKPSDVKLHHTLPAFITSRSGVSLKAGDGVIHSWLNRMVLPDTVGTGGDSHTRFPIGISFPAGSGLVAFAAVTGSMPLNMPESVLVRFKGEMQPGITLRDLVNAIPYYAIKKGLLTVPKKNKKNIFAGRILEIEGLPKLKVEQAFELSDASAERSAAACAVALDVEPIVEYLKSNITLLEAMIKAGYQDAKTLQRRADKMKAWIKDPKLLKADANAQYAEVIEINLNEIKEPILACPNDPDDVATLSEILADDNRPKKIDEVFVGSCMTNIGHYRALGEVLQGEGKVPTTLWVAPPTKMDKDQLTAEGYYSIFGTSGARIEIPGCSLCMGNQANVKEGAVVFSTSTRNFDNRMGPNSKVYLGSAELAALCALLGRLPSVEEYMSLVPKKLAGKTDKVYKYLNFNLIENYELVN; translated from the coding sequence ATGAGTTTTTTCCAAGCGTATGAAGCAGAAGTGAATGAAAGAGCAAAGTTAGGTGTTCCTCCTTTGCCTCTTGATGCCAAAAAAACAGCAGAGGTAGTCGAGCTTTTAAAAAAAGAGGAAGGTGATCAAGCCTTCTTAAGTGATCTTCTCGCAAATAGAGTTCCACCAGGAGTAGATGAAGCCGCTTACGTAAAAGCAGCTTTCTTGAATGATGTGGCTCAAAAAAAAGTTACATGTAAAGCAATTTCACCTGTTTATGCCATTGAACTTTTGGGAACTATGTTTGGTGGATATAACGTTCAACCTCTTGTCGATGCTCTTAGTTCAAAAGACGATGCCGTTGCGCGTGCAGCTTGCAATGCTCTAAAACATACTGTGCTTGTTTATAGCTCATTTAATGATATTGAAACTTTAGCAAAAATAAATGTCTATGCTAAAGAAGTGATGACTTCTTGGGCAAATGCAGAATGGTTTACAACAAAACCAACTATCTCAGAAAAAATTACCGTAGCCGTTTTAAAAGTATCAGGTGAGACCAATACCGATGATCTTAGCCCTGCAAGTGAAGCGTTTACGAGAAGTGATATTCCTCTCCATGCTAATGCAATGCTGGTTAAAAGACTTCCCGGTTCCAATGAAAAAATTAAAGAGTTGATTGCAAAAGGGTATGAAGTTGCCTATGTCGGTGATGTTGTAGGAACAGGAAGTAGTCGAAAATCAGGTATTAATTCTATCCAATGGTGGATGGGACGTGAAATCCCCAACGTTCCAAATAAAAAAACAGGTGGTTTAATCTTAGGTTCAACCATCGCACCAATCTTTTTTAACACGGCAGAAGACAGTGGTGCATTACCGATCGAAGTCAATGTTGAAGGCTTAGAAACAGGTGATTTGATTGATGTCTATCCTTTAGCTGGGAAAATTGAGAAAAATGGTAAAGTGGTTGCAACATTTAAACTTTCACCAAATACCCTAGCAGACGAGTATCGTGCTGGCGGTAGAATTCCTCTTATCATTGGTCGAGGATTGACTACAAAAGCTAGAATAAGTCTTGGAATGGGTGCAGAAAATATTTTTGCAAAACCAGAACAACCAAGCGAACAAAAAGGGGTAGGGTATACACTTGCGCAAAAAATGGTCGGACGTGCCTGCGGAGTTGAAGGTGTTCGTGCCGGTATGTATGTTGAACCACATACACTTACCGTCGGAAGTCAAGATACCACAGGACCAATGACCAGAGATGAGATCAAAGAGCTTGCTGCTCTTGGCTTTAGTGCTGACCTTGTCATGCAAAGTTTCTGTCATACTGCCGCTTATCCAAAACCGAGCGATGTTAAACTTCACCATACGTTACCCGCATTTATCACTTCTCGATCAGGTGTTAGCCTTAAAGCAGGAGATGGCGTTATCCATTCCTGGCTTAACCGTATGGTCCTTCCCGACACAGTAGGAACGGGTGGAGATAGCCATACTCGTTTCCCAATTGGTATTTCGTTCCCAGCGGGTTCTGGTCTCGTTGCCTTTGCTGCCGTTACAGGGAGTATGCCTCTTAATATGCCTGAATCAGTCTTGGTGCGTTTTAAAGGTGAAATGCAACCAGGTATTACCCTTCGTGACCTTGTCAATGCTATTCCTTACTATGCAATTAAAAAAGGGTTGCTCACTGTTCCAAAGAAAAACAAAAAAAATATCTTTGCAGGACGTATTTTAGAGATCGAAGGGCTTCCAAAACTTAAGGTTGAACAAGCGTTTGAGCTTAGTGATGCAAGTGCTGAGAGAAGTGCAGCAGCATGTGCTGTAGCATTAGATGTTGAGCCAATCGTTGAATACCTTAAATCGAACATTACGTTGCTTGAAGCAATGATTAAAGCAGGCTATCAAGATGCTAAAACTTTGCAAAGACGTGCCGATAAAATGAAAGCATGGATCAAAGATCCTAAACTTCTTAAAGCGGATGCCAATGCGCAGTACGCTGAAGTCATTGAAATCAATCTTAACGAAATCAAAGAGCCAATTCTCGCTTGTCCAAATGATCCCGATGATGTTGCAACCCTCAGTGAAATTCTTGCAGATGATAATCGCCCTAAAAAAATCGATGAAGTCTTTGTTGGAAGTTGTATGACAAACATTGGTCACTATAGAGCCCTTGGTGAGGTTCTTCAAGGCGAAGGAAAAGTTCCTACTACCCTTTGGGTCGCACCACCTACCAAAATGGATAAAGATCAACTGACAGCAGAGGGTTATTATTCTATTTTTGGTACTTCTGGTGCTCGTATTGAAATTCCAGGTTGTTCTCTCTGTATGGGTAACCAAGCCAATGTTAAAGAAGGTGCTGTTGTCTTTTCAACATCCACCAGAAACTTCGATAACCGTATGGGACCAAACTCTAAAGTTTATTTGGGTAGCGCAGAATTAGCAGCTCTATGTGCACTTCTAGGCAGGCTTCCAAGTGTTGAAGAGTATATGAGTTTAGTGCCTAAAAAATTGGCGGGTAAGACCGATAAAGTCTACAAGTATCTCAATTTTAATCTCATAGAAAATTACGAACTCGTCAATTAA
- a CDS encoding FKBP-type peptidyl-prolyl cis-trans isomerase, whose translation MTIQKNCIVTLDYTVFDTENNLLDSGAQSLVYLHGGYGDIFEKIEKALEGKSVGESIHMQLSPKEAFGEYKQELVFVEERNMFEDDLAVGQNVEMVFSEDADDEMMLSYTVIEILEDRVILDANHPLAGVTIIFDGTVIGLREATTDEIEKRLFSHEESLSAMQH comes from the coding sequence TTGACTATACAAAAAAATTGTATCGTAACACTCGACTACACTGTTTTTGACACTGAGAATAACCTTTTGGACAGTGGCGCACAATCACTTGTGTATCTTCATGGCGGATACGGTGATATATTTGAAAAAATTGAAAAAGCCTTGGAAGGCAAAAGTGTAGGAGAGAGTATTCATATGCAATTGTCTCCTAAAGAAGCATTTGGTGAGTATAAACAAGAACTTGTATTTGTTGAAGAACGAAATATGTTTGAAGATGATCTTGCAGTAGGGCAAAATGTTGAAATGGTTTTTAGTGAAGATGCCGATGATGAGATGATGCTTTCGTATACAGTCATTGAAATTTTAGAAGATCGCGTTATCTTGGATGCAAATCATCCTCTTGCTGGTGTAACAATCATATTTGATGGAACGGTCATTGGTCTGCGCGAGGCCACAACTGATGAAATTGAGAAAAGACTCTTCAGTCACGAAGAGTCCTTATCTGCCATGCAACATTAA
- the ppsA gene encoding phosphoenolpyruvate synthase, translated as MRYIRFFNELHISDIPLVGGKNASLGEMYQKLSTKGIKVPNGFATTSEAYHLLLKENGIKEKIEKLLANLDISDTLSLQKRGLAIRELILASTLPNELIQEIESAYHMLSQEYGSEHIDVAVRSSGTAEDLPDASFAGQQETFLNINTSEKLLQSVKQCYASLFTDRAISYRTSRGFDHFKVALSVGIQKMVRSDLASSGIMFTIDTESGSENLILINAIWGLGENVVSGKVNADEFFVFKPTLKKGINTILKRSLGSKKEKMLYSDEAHTINVPTTEEEQNHFSITDTEVLILAHQALIIEEYYKRPMDIEWAKDGLDGKLYIVQARPETVQSRLQNSITIEKYTLNRTKDIKLITSGRAIGEKIGSGEVKIIHKTSEFALFKEGDILVADTTNPDWEPIMKKASAVVTNRGSRTCHAAIVAREIGVPAVVGCGNATEVLSNTQKVTVSCAQGDEGHIYEGEIAFTCKTIDLSSLKQTKTKLMMNVGNPAEALNLAKMPNDGVGLARMEFIMTHSINAHPMALVNMHKRNPVQDEDAIRAFMSPYIDAKEFFLQKISEGVGMIAAAFYPKPVIIRTSDFKSNEYRNMLGGLAFEAVEENPMIGFRGASRYYDESYKEAYAWECEALKRVRDDMGLTNVVIMLPFVRTPEEGQKVIGIMNTQGLIQGVNGLKIYAMCEIPANVIIADDFLNIFDGYSIGSNDLTQLILGVDRESGMIAHIFNERNPAVTKMLKMAIDACKARGKYIGICGQAPSDYPEITEFLVKNGIDSISLNPDSLYKMHQVVENLEEKLR; from the coding sequence ATGCGTTATATTCGTTTCTTCAATGAACTCCATATCAGCGATATTCCCCTTGTAGGCGGGAAAAACGCAAGTCTCGGTGAAATGTACCAAAAGCTATCTACCAAAGGCATCAAAGTTCCCAATGGTTTTGCGACAACCAGCGAGGCTTACCATCTGTTACTTAAAGAAAACGGTATCAAAGAAAAAATCGAAAAGCTTTTAGCAAACCTAGATATTTCAGATACGCTTTCACTTCAAAAGCGTGGTCTTGCCATCAGAGAGCTTATCTTGGCTTCAACACTGCCTAATGAGCTTATCCAAGAGATTGAAAGTGCTTATCATATGCTCTCTCAAGAATATGGTTCAGAACATATTGATGTTGCTGTGCGTTCATCTGGAACAGCCGAAGATCTACCTGATGCTAGTTTTGCAGGGCAACAAGAGACCTTTCTCAATATCAATACATCTGAAAAACTTTTACAAAGTGTGAAACAGTGCTACGCTTCGTTATTTACAGATCGTGCCATTAGTTATCGAACAAGTCGAGGGTTTGACCATTTTAAAGTTGCCCTTTCTGTTGGCATACAGAAGATGGTACGAAGTGATCTTGCTAGTAGTGGTATTATGTTTACCATTGATACAGAGAGCGGCTCAGAAAATCTTATTTTAATTAATGCTATCTGGGGATTGGGTGAAAATGTCGTTAGTGGTAAAGTCAATGCTGATGAGTTTTTTGTTTTTAAACCAACCCTTAAAAAAGGGATCAATACCATTTTAAAACGCTCTTTAGGCAGTAAAAAAGAGAAAATGCTTTACAGCGATGAAGCTCATACTATCAATGTTCCCACAACAGAGGAAGAGCAAAATCATTTTTCCATTACGGATACGGAAGTGTTGATTCTAGCGCATCAAGCACTGATTATTGAAGAGTATTATAAACGTCCAATGGACATTGAGTGGGCGAAAGATGGTTTAGATGGCAAACTCTATATCGTTCAAGCACGTCCTGAAACAGTTCAGAGCCGGCTTCAAAACAGTATTACCATCGAAAAATATACGCTGAATCGCACCAAAGATATAAAACTTATCACTTCTGGTCGTGCGATAGGTGAAAAAATTGGCAGCGGTGAGGTCAAAATTATCCATAAAACTTCTGAGTTTGCTTTATTTAAAGAAGGTGATATTTTGGTTGCCGACACAACCAATCCTGATTGGGAACCTATTATGAAAAAAGCTTCAGCCGTTGTCACCAACAGAGGTAGCAGAACGTGTCATGCTGCTATCGTTGCGCGTGAGATCGGCGTGCCAGCGGTGGTCGGGTGTGGCAATGCAACCGAAGTGTTAAGCAATACTCAAAAAGTAACCGTTAGTTGTGCACAGGGCGATGAAGGACATATATACGAGGGTGAAATTGCCTTTACATGTAAAACGATAGACCTCAGTTCTTTAAAGCAGACGAAGACCAAACTAATGATGAATGTGGGTAACCCTGCTGAAGCGTTGAATCTTGCCAAAATGCCAAATGATGGTGTAGGCCTTGCTCGAATGGAGTTTATTATGACCCATTCCATTAATGCTCATCCGATGGCACTGGTGAATATGCACAAAAGAAATCCTGTGCAAGATGAGGATGCCATTAGAGCTTTTATGAGCCCCTACATCGATGCTAAAGAGTTTTTTCTCCAAAAAATCAGTGAAGGTGTTGGGATGATTGCCGCGGCGTTTTATCCCAAACCCGTCATCATTCGCACCAGTGATTTTAAAAGCAACGAATATCGCAATATGCTAGGAGGTCTGGCGTTCGAAGCAGTCGAAGAAAATCCAATGATAGGCTTTCGTGGAGCAAGTAGATACTATGATGAAAGTTACAAGGAGGCTTATGCGTGGGAGTGTGAAGCACTCAAGCGTGTACGAGATGATATGGGTCTTACCAATGTTGTCATCATGCTTCCTTTTGTGCGTACACCTGAAGAAGGACAGAAAGTTATCGGCATCATGAATACCCAAGGTTTAATACAAGGTGTGAATGGACTTAAAATTTACGCGATGTGCGAGATACCTGCCAATGTTATCATAGCCGATGACTTTTTAAATATCTTTGATGGCTATTCGATTGGATCAAATGATCTTACCCAACTTATCTTAGGAGTGGATAGGGAGAGTGGAATGATTGCTCATATCTTTAACGAACGTAATCCAGCTGTGACCAAAATGCTAAAAATGGCGATTGATGCGTGTAAAGCAAGAGGAAAATACATTGGTATTTGCGGGCAAGCACCTTCTGATTATCCTGAAATTACGGAGTTTTTAGTTAAAAATGGGATAGATTCGATCTCATTAAACCCTGATTCACTGTATAAAATGCACCAAGTGGTTGAGAATTTGGAAGAAAAATTGCGTTAA
- a CDS encoding MipA/OmpV family protein, giving the protein MKNKLILVSCVLLTHLCATSDDLSLQVGVGATTSTSPYKGVSSVTMPLPDIELTYKSAFIEGINMGYNFYDTKTLQIGVIVLPVLAGYKGKDSNELKGMDNRNMSLEGGLRMKYNFENSFLSGTVSRDVSGTTDGYTFNAAYNYTLFETRNSGLSLYAGAEYLSDKKSNYYYGVKDKEATFARPSYHADGALNPFIGLTQIFAFSETWSIIANVEYKRFDSTIYKSPIVDDHYQVAGYLSIMYSF; this is encoded by the coding sequence ATGAAGAATAAGCTAATTTTAGTGTCCTGTGTTTTGCTGACTCACCTATGTGCAACTAGTGATGACTTGTCGCTACAAGTAGGTGTGGGTGCAACAACGAGTACAAGCCCTTACAAAGGCGTTTCAAGTGTTACAATGCCCTTACCCGATATTGAGCTTACGTACAAAAGTGCTTTTATTGAAGGTATCAATATGGGATACAATTTTTACGATACCAAAACACTTCAAATTGGAGTTATAGTCCTTCCTGTACTTGCAGGCTATAAAGGCAAAGATAGTAATGAGTTAAAAGGTATGGACAATCGGAATATGTCCTTAGAAGGCGGACTCAGAATGAAATACAATTTTGAGAATAGTTTTTTAAGCGGTACTGTTTCGCGTGATGTCAGCGGTACCACAGATGGCTATACCTTTAATGCAGCGTATAACTACACACTTTTTGAGACAAGAAATTCAGGTCTGTCACTCTATGCGGGCGCAGAATACCTCAGTGATAAGAAAAGCAATTATTACTACGGTGTCAAAGATAAAGAGGCAACCTTCGCACGTCCAAGTTACCATGCCGATGGTGCCCTCAACCCTTTTATTGGCTTAACGCAAATCTTTGCCTTTAGTGAGACATGGTCGATCATTGCCAATGTCGAATACAAGAGATTTGACAGCACAATTTATAAAAGCCCTATTGTGGATGACCATTATCAAGTGGCTGGATACTTGTCTATCATGTATAGCTTCTAA